Proteins encoded together in one Helicobacter pylori window:
- a CDS encoding orotate phosphoribosyltransferase: MDIKACYQNAQALLEGHFLLSSGFHSNYYLQSAKVLEDPKLAEQLALELAKQIQEAHLNIECVCSPAIGGILAGYELARALGVRFIFTERVDNIMTLRRGFEVKKNEKILVCEDIITTGKSAMECAKVLEEKGTQIVAFGALANRGICKRTHSHLKAQEGACLPSHLPLFALEDFVFDMHKPNSCPLCATSVAIKPGSRGN; the protein is encoded by the coding sequence ATGGATATTAAGGCATGTTATCAAAACGCTCAAGCGCTATTAGAGGGGCATTTCTTGCTCAGCAGCGGGTTTCATTCCAATTATTATTTGCAATCCGCTAAAGTCTTAGAAGATCCCAAACTAGCCGAACAATTAGCGCTAGAATTAGCCAAACAAATCCAAGAAGCTCATTTGAATATTGAATGCGTGTGCTCGCCGGCTATTGGGGGGATCTTGGCTGGGTATGAGCTTGCAAGGGCTTTAGGCGTGCGTTTTATCTTCACTGAAAGGGTGGATAATATCATGACATTAAGGCGTGGTTTTGAAGTCAAAAAAAACGAAAAAATTTTAGTGTGCGAAGACATCATCACCACAGGAAAATCCGCTATGGAATGCGCTAAAGTTTTAGAAGAAAAGGGCACTCAAATCGTGGCTTTTGGTGCTTTAGCCAATCGGGGTATTTGCAAACGCACCCATTCTCATTTAAAAGCCCAAGAGGGCGCATGTTTGCCTAGCCATTTACCCCTTTTTGCTTTAGAAGATTTTGTTTTTGACATGCACAAGCCTAACTCTTGCCCTTTATGCGCTACTAGCGTCGCTATAAAGCCAGGAAGTCGTGGCAACTAA
- a CDS encoding RDD family protein, whose protein sequence is MATKKTKKNKTPEKKRALESPLKGLNLSLRLKAFITDIFMIYTPMLYIMTYAILGSAKDFRENQSAIFLCLLFYALTHSFFIAFKSQSPGMRYAQFKLVKNNGKKVGFFLALWRFVLWVLSMGLLIGFVVPFIFKFFLHDKFSGTHIEIIKEET, encoded by the coding sequence GTGGCAACTAAAAAAACTAAAAAAAATAAAACCCCAGAAAAAAAACGCGCTTTAGAAAGCCCTTTAAAGGGGTTGAATCTCTCTTTACGCTTAAAAGCCTTCATCACCGATATTTTTATGATTTATACCCCCATGCTTTATATAATGACTTATGCGATTTTAGGGAGCGCGAAGGATTTTAGGGAAAACCAGAGCGCGATTTTTTTATGCCTGCTTTTTTACGCCCTAACGCACAGCTTTTTTATCGCTTTTAAATCCCAAAGCCCTGGCATGCGTTACGCTCAGTTTAAATTGGTCAAAAATAATGGCAAAAAGGTGGGCTTTTTTTTAGCGTTGTGGCGGTTTGTTTTGTGGGTGTTGAGCATGGGGTTACTCATAGGGTTTGTTGTGCCTTTTATTTTTAAGTTTTTTTTGCATGACAAATTCAGCGGCACTCATATTGAAATTATCAAGGAGGAAACATGA
- a CDS encoding NAD-dependent deacylase, producing MKNLVILSGAGISAESGIKTFRDAGGLWEGHDIMEVASPYGWKKNPQKVLDFYNQRRRQLFEVYPNKAHKALAELEKHYQVNIITQNVDDLHERAGSSRILHLHGELLSVRSEKDPNLVYRWEKDLNLGDLAKDKSQLRPDIVWFGEEVPLLKEAISLVKQAHLLIIIGTSLQVYPAASLYTHAHKDALIYYIDPKAKNARLPQNIQCINESAVHAMQDLMPKLIEMAS from the coding sequence ATGAAAAATTTAGTGATCTTAAGTGGGGCTGGCATTTCAGCAGAGAGCGGGATTAAAACCTTTAGGGACGCTGGCGGTTTGTGGGAAGGGCATGACATCATGGAAGTTGCTTCGCCTTATGGCTGGAAAAAGAATCCGCAAAAAGTGTTGGATTTTTACAACCAAAGGCGCCGACAGCTTTTTGAAGTTTATCCTAACAAGGCTCATAAGGCTTTAGCGGAATTGGAAAAACACTATCAAGTCAATATCATTACCCAAAATGTAGATGATTTGCATGAAAGGGCGGGTTCTTCTCGCATTTTGCACTTGCACGGAGAATTGTTAAGTGTTCGCAGCGAAAAAGATCCTAATTTAGTCTATAGGTGGGAAAAGGACTTGAATTTAGGCGACTTGGCCAAAGACAAATCGCAATTACGCCCTGATATTGTGTGGTTTGGCGAAGAGGTGCCTTTGCTTAAAGAAGCGATTTCTTTAGTCAAACAAGCGCATCTTTTAATCATCATTGGCACTTCTTTGCAAGTCTATCCCGCCGCTAGCCTCTACACGCATGCGCATAAAGACGCCCTCATTTATTACATTGACCCTAAAGCTAAAAACGCCCGTTTGCCCCAGAATATCCAATGCATTAATGAAAGCGCGGTGCATGCCATGCAAGATTTAATGCCCAAACTCATAGAAATGGCCTCTTAA
- a CDS encoding NAD(P)H-quinone oxidoreductase subunit 3, protein MQQATEALNHPYFGVFVLLVFTFWVFNLTLRIQRFLSRKMAQKKGEKLKLAPYECGPVALKQPNRVSHHFYIMAMLFILFDVEIVFMFPWAIDFKKLGLFGLIEMLGFVFFLTIGFIYALKRNALSWQKLEVK, encoded by the coding sequence ATGCAACAAGCCACAGAAGCATTGAATCACCCCTATTTTGGCGTTTTTGTTTTGCTAGTATTCACCTTTTGGGTGTTTAACTTAACCTTAAGGATTCAAAGGTTTTTAAGCCGTAAAATGGCTCAAAAAAAGGGCGAAAAGCTCAAGCTCGCTCCCTATGAATGCGGGCCTGTGGCTCTCAAACAGCCTAATAGAGTGTCGCACCATTTCTATATCATGGCCATGCTTTTTATCTTATTTGATGTAGAAATCGTTTTCATGTTTCCTTGGGCGATTGATTTTAAAAAATTAGGTTTGTTTGGGCTCATTGAAATGCTAGGCTTTGTCTTCTTTTTAACCATTGGTTTTATTTACGCTTTAAAGCGAAACGCTTTGAGCTGGCAAAAATTAGAGGTGAAATAA
- a CDS encoding NADH-quinone oxidoreductase subunit B: MQQAPVVLSTLDKLLNWGRSNSLWPLTYGLACCAIEMMATGGSRFDFDRFGTIFRASPRQSDVMIIAGTLTKKHAEFMHRLYDQMPEPKWVISMGSCANTGGMFNTYATVQGADRIVPVDIYLPGCAPRPETLQYALMVLQDKIRRSKAIKQDAPKRLV; encoded by the coding sequence ATGCAACAAGCACCGGTTGTTCTAAGCACTTTGGATAAATTATTGAATTGGGGGCGTTCTAATTCGCTCTGGCCCTTAACTTATGGCTTGGCGTGTTGCGCGATTGAGATGATGGCGACAGGGGGTTCAAGGTTTGATTTTGACAGATTTGGCACGATTTTTAGAGCGAGTCCTAGGCAATCTGATGTGATGATCATCGCTGGCACGCTCACTAAAAAGCATGCCGAGTTTATGCACAGGCTCTATGATCAAATGCCTGAACCTAAATGGGTGATTTCTATGGGGAGTTGCGCTAACACGGGCGGGATGTTTAACACTTATGCGACCGTTCAAGGAGCGGATAGGATCGTTCCTGTGGATATTTACTTGCCCGGTTGTGCACCGCGCCCAGAGACTTTACAATACGCCCTTATGGTTTTGCAAGATAAGATCAGACGCTCTAAAGCGATCAAACAAGACGCTCCTAAAAGGTTAGTGTGA
- a CDS encoding NADH-quinone oxidoreductase subunit C has translation MMVRKQSPYEDVQKQSRQHDPYKIIEPTPKKYLEGSAYEIIYNHLSYKHEILDKYIETNTAVFWIKKDDIFSVATILRHLGYECLSEMSAIDLCAKKGHFELFYQFVGFSDSCKNRRRVRVKCVLLPNESVDSLSFLYRSANWSEREAYDMLGIVFDKHPYLKRLIMPHDWVGHPLLRSYPLKGDEFAQWYEVDKIFGKEYREVVGKEQRDSARVDEKDTFNFAKIGYEQGKGEELKEIEEKHAFKKIPFVKDLHKIAPTILKKRL, from the coding sequence GTGATGGTAAGAAAACAATCCCCCTATGAAGATGTGCAAAAACAATCGCGCCAGCATGACCCCTATAAAATCATAGAACCCACCCCTAAAAAATATTTAGAGGGTAGTGCTTATGAGATCATTTACAACCACCTTTCTTACAAACATGAGATTTTAGACAAATACATAGAGACTAACACGGCTGTGTTTTGGATCAAAAAAGACGATATTTTTTCTGTCGCTACGATTTTAAGGCATTTGGGTTATGAGTGTTTGAGCGAAATGAGTGCGATAGATTTGTGCGCTAAAAAAGGGCATTTTGAATTGTTTTATCAATTCGTGGGCTTTAGCGATAGCTGTAAGAACCGCCGTAGGGTGCGCGTGAAGTGCGTTTTGTTACCTAATGAGAGCGTGGATTCTTTGAGTTTTTTATACCGATCGGCTAATTGGAGCGAAAGGGAAGCGTATGACATGCTTGGTATTGTGTTTGACAAACACCCCTATTTGAAACGCCTTATCATGCCGCATGATTGGGTAGGCCACCCCTTATTGCGTTCTTACCCGCTCAAAGGCGATGAATTCGCCCAATGGTATGAAGTGGATAAAATTTTTGGCAAAGAATACCGAGAAGTGGTGGGTAAAGAACAGAGAGACAGCGCGAGAGTGGATGAAAAAGACACTTTCAATTTCGCCAAAATTGGCTATGAGCAGGGCAAGGGCGAAGAATTAAAAGAAATAGAAGAAAAGCATGCGTTTAAGAAAATCCCTTTTGTCAAAGATTTGCACAAAATCGCCCCCACTATCTTAAAAAAGAGGCTATAA
- a CDS encoding NADH-quinone oxidoreductase subunit D has product MAQNFTKLNPQFENIIFEHDDNQMILNFGPQHPSSHGQLRLILELEGEKIIKATPEIGYLHRGCEKLGENMTYNEYMPTTDRLDYTSSTSNNYAYAYAVETLLNLEIPRRAQVIRTILLELNRMISHIFFISVHALDVGAMSVFLYAFKTREYGLDLMEDYCGARLTHNAIRIGGVPLDLPPNWLEGLKKFLGEMRECKKLIQGLLDKNRIWRMRLENVGVVTPKMAQSWGMSGIMLRGTGIAYDIRKEEPYELYKELDFDVPVGNYGDSYDRYCLYMLEIDESIRIIEQLIPMYAKTDTPIMAQNPHYISAPKEDIMTQNYALMQHFVLVAQGMRPPVGEVYAPTESPKGELGFFIHSEGEPYPHRLKIRAPSFYHIGALSDILVGQYLADAVTVIGSTNAVFGEVDR; this is encoded by the coding sequence ATGGCTCAAAATTTCACGAAACTCAACCCCCAGTTTGAAAACATCATTTTTGAACATGACGATAACCAAATGATTTTAAACTTTGGTCCTCAACACCCCAGTAGCCATGGGCAATTGCGCTTGATTTTGGAATTAGAGGGCGAAAAAATCATTAAGGCTACCCCTGAAATTGGCTACTTGCATAGAGGCTGTGAAAAGTTAGGCGAAAACATGACCTATAACGAATACATGCCCACTACCGACAGGTTGGATTACACTTCTTCTACCAGCAATAATTACGCTTACGCTTATGCGGTAGAGACCTTGCTCAATTTAGAAATCCCGCGCCGAGCACAAGTGATCCGCACGATTTTACTAGAGCTTAACCGCATGATTTCACACATCTTTTTTATCAGCGTGCATGCTTTAGATGTGGGGGCGATGAGCGTGTTCTTGTATGCGTTTAAAACGAGGGAATACGGGTTGGATTTGATGGAGGATTATTGCGGGGCTAGGCTCACGCATAACGCTATAAGGATTGGGGGCGTGCCTTTGGATTTACCCCCGAATTGGTTAGAGGGCTTAAAAAAGTTTTTAGGCGAAATGAGGGAATGCAAAAAACTCATTCAAGGCTTATTGGATAAGAATCGCATTTGGCGGATGCGCTTGGAAAATGTGGGCGTTGTAACGCCAAAAATGGCGCAAAGTTGGGGCATGAGCGGTATCATGCTAAGAGGGACTGGGATCGCTTATGACATTAGAAAAGAAGAGCCTTATGAGCTTTATAAAGAGCTTGATTTTGATGTGCCGGTGGGCAATTATGGCGATAGTTATGATCGGTATTGTTTGTATATGCTAGAAATTGATGAAAGCATTCGCATCATTGAACAGCTCATTCCTATGTATGCTAAAACCGATACGCCTATCATGGCTCAAAACCCGCATTATATTTCTGCCCCTAAAGAAGATATAATGACGCAAAATTATGCCTTGATGCAGCATTTTGTTTTAGTGGCTCAAGGCATGCGCCCGCCCGTTGGGGAAGTGTATGCCCCCACAGAAAGCCCCAAAGGGGAATTAGGGTTTTTTATCCATTCAGAGGGCGAGCCGTATCCTCATAGACTAAAAATCAGAGCCCCTAGCTTTTATCACATTGGGGCTTTAAGCGATATTTTAGTGGGGCAATATTTAGCGGATGCAGTAACCGTGATTGGCTCAACCAATGCGGTGTTTGGCGAGGTGGATAGATGA